The region GCGAGGGGAGGTCGCCGGCAAGGATGACCGCCGTGTGCCCCTGATGGCCGCTGATGCGCGGGATGGCTGCGATCAGCGCCTCGCTGTAGGGGTGCTGGTACTGCTGGAAGAGAAGGGCGGCCGGCGCGCTCTCCACAATCACCCCCAGGTACATGACCAGCACCCGGTCGCAGATATGCCGCAGGACCGAAAGATCGTGGGAGATGATGGCCATGGTCAGGTGGCGTTCGGACTTCATGGCCTGGAGCAGGTTGATGATCTGGGCCTGGATGGAGATGTCGAGGGATGAGACCGGTTCGTCGGCGATGATGATCTCGGGCGATGAGGCCAGGGCCCGCGCGATGCCGATGCGCTGGCGCTGGCCGCCGGAGAATTCGTCGGGGAAGCGGTCGGCGTGCTCCGCTTTCAGGCCGACGGCCTCCAGGAGTTGCAGCATGGTGGCGCGTATGGTCTGCCGTGAACCGCCGCCGGCAATGACCAGCGGTTCGGCGATTGAATCGCCGATGCGCATGCGCGGGTTCAGGGAGGAAAAGGGGTCCTGGAAGATCATCTGCGTTCGCCGGCGGAACCGTTCCCGTTCCGCCGGCGGGAGCGTCTTGACCGCCCTGCCGCAGTAACGGACCTCGCCCCCGTCGGGAGGCATGAGCCCGGCCAGGAGCTTGCCCAGGGTCGATTTCCCGCATCCGGACTCGCCGGCGATGCCGACGGTTTCTCCCCGGGCGATCTCCAGGTCAACCCCGTCGACCGAGGTGAGCAGTCCGGTCTGCGAGGCAGGCCCGGCGCTGACCCGGAACTGTTTGCGGAGCTTTACCCCGCTGAGAAGTGGCTGATCGGGTGTCATAGGCGTTTCCAGCAGCGTACGTAGTGTCCGGGAGAAACCTCTTCCAGTTCGGGGACCTGGGTGCGGCACGGGGGACCGGCGACGGGGCAGCGCTCGCAGAAGCCGCACCCGGACAGTTCATTGGTCAGGCCCGGCGGCTGCCCCGGCAGGGTGGCAAGCGGCTGGCCCGGCGGTGCGTTCTGGGGCAGGGATGCCAAAAGCGCCGC is a window of Geobacter sp. FeAm09 DNA encoding:
- a CDS encoding ABC transporter ATP-binding protein; the protein is MTPDQPLLSGVKLRKQFRVSAGPASQTGLLTSVDGVDLEIARGETVGIAGESGCGKSTLGKLLAGLMPPDGGEVRYCGRAVKTLPPAERERFRRRTQMIFQDPFSSLNPRMRIGDSIAEPLVIAGGGSRQTIRATMLQLLEAVGLKAEHADRFPDEFSGGQRQRIGIARALASSPEIIIADEPVSSLDISIQAQIINLLQAMKSERHLTMAIISHDLSVLRHICDRVLVMYLGVIVESAPAALLFQQYQHPYSEALIAAIPRISGHQGHTAVILAGDLPSPLAIPPGCRFHPRCRYAVERCRTVQPVLEEKRDGHFAACHLSKDIFPR